In Brachypodium distachyon strain Bd21 chromosome 2, Brachypodium_distachyon_v3.0, whole genome shotgun sequence, one genomic interval encodes:
- the LOC100845902 gene encoding dymeclin isoform X1, with protein sequence MGAAPSTPRLGEVGAAPPGAAEQMFAALVGDKAYPISSEFWKQLFELPLTLQWPRERVLQACHAFAQNNYNTKHLTKILIHLVWCLQECTSASSVSYGVYRKAINAAYISSIFLKFIIENAKADNWQELCLHIDKDEKGLENFPSDQTVEYFLMKGVLNYIGSVDVSPESCYLHHELLNLMLVLMSTQLCSGPSPEPKDVHPFIDAAMLQESTTVGSVVQKLLLNFVRRPQIPLNGSHPVFSDNGGPGVLQRVGSAAANLVLLPYYTFNYLVNASAEGATSQLADNSLLVLLILIHYRKCISMTESIPIDNIYMSDSNTNIKDAPSFHENPYCKALNNAKDIQFDRADVEGNAQNGPVVRLSFASLFDALGTCLKDESSVLLLYSLVHGNCDFQEYVLVRTDLDTLLMPILEMLYNASRKTSNQIYMLLIILLILSQDSTFNASVHKLVLPSVPWYQERLMHQTSLGSLMVVILIRTIKYNLSKLRDVYLHTNCLAILANMGPHVHRLSAYASQRLVSLFDMLSRKYAKLAELKNDKASKIISDQIEPDNISDDTSTELHIYTDFLRIVLEIVNAILTYALPRNPEVVYAILHRQEVFQPFKNHPRFNELLENIYTVLDFFNSRMDMQQLDGEWSVDKVLELINKNCRSWRGEGMKMFTQLRFTYEQESHPEEFFIPYAWRLILSRGFSFNPGAINLFPVEIHVDDAQPGEQKV encoded by the exons ATGGGAGcggcgccgtcgacgccgAGGCTTGGCGAGGtgggcgccgcgccgccgggcgcggcggagcagaTGTTCGCGGCGCTGGTCGGCGACAAGGCCTACCCGATCTCCTCCGAGTTCTGGAAGCAGCTGTTCGAGCTGCCCCTCACCCTGCAGTGGCCGCGGGAGCGCGTGCTGCAGGCGTGCCACGCGTTCG CCCAGAACAACTACAATACGAagcatctcacaaagatcttGATCCATTTGGTTTGGTGTTTGCAAGAGTGCACGTCAGCTTCTTCAGTGTCTTATGGCGTTTATAGAAAGGCCATCAATGCTGCCTATATATCATCCATATTTCTCAAGTTTATTATTGAGAACGCCAAGGCAGATAATTGGCAAGAGCTATGCCTTCACATTGACAAGGATGAGAAGGGGCTGGAGAATTTTCCTTCTG ATCAAACAGTGGAGTATTTTCTGATGAAAGGGGTGCTGAACTACATTGGTAGTGTAGATGTAAG CCCAGAGTCGTGCTACCTACATCATGAGCTTCTAAACTTGATGTTAGTTCTTATGTCGACTCAGTTATGTTCTGGACCATCTCCAGAACCAAAAGATGTGCATCCTTTTATTGATGCAGCTATGCTTCAG GAGAGTACCACAGTGGGCTCTGTAGTTCAAAAGTTACTTCTAAATTTCGTGAGACGACCACAGATTCCTTTAAATGGTTCACACCCTGTTTTCTCTGATAATGGTGGGCCTGGTGTTCTGCAACGAGTTGGCTCAGCAGCTG CAAATTTGGTACTGCTGCCATATTATACTTTCAACTATCTTGTAAATGCAAGTGCTGAAGGGGCAACAAGTCAATTGGCAGATAACAGTTTGCTTGTTCTGCTTATTCTGATTCACTACCGAAAGTGCATTTCAATGACCGAGTCCATTCCAATCGACAATATCTACATGAGCGATTCAAATACCAATATTAAGGATGCGCCATCTTTTCATGAGAACCCTTATTGCAAGGCATTAAATAATGCCAAGGACATTCAAT TTGATCGTGCTGATGTTGAGGGAAATGCTCAAAATGGACCTGTTGTCAGGTTGTCTTTTGCGTCGCTGTTTGATGCTCTCGGCAC ATGCTTAAAAGACGAGAGCTCAGTTTTGTTGCTCTATTCTTTGGTCCATGGGAATTGCGACTTTCAGGAGTATGTTCTGGTTCGAACAGACTTGGATACTTTG CTGATGCCTATCTTGGAAATGCTTTACAATGCATCAAGGAAGACTTCCAATCAGATCTACATGTTGTTGATAATTCTCCTGATACTGAGTCAAGACTCAACCTTCAATGCTAGTGTGCACAAATTG GTGCTTCCTAGCGTTCCTTGGTACCAGGAGCGCCTCATGCACCAAACATCTCTGGGATCTTTGATGGTTGTGATACTAATTCGAACCATCAAGTACAACCTCTCCAAGCTGCGA GATGTCTACCTTCACACAAACTGTCTCGCTATTCTAGCAAACATGGGCCCTCATGTGCATAGGCTGAGCGCATATGCATCTCAAAGGCTGGTTAGCCTCTTCGACATGCTTTCTCGCAA GTATGCCAAATTAGCTGAGTTAAAAAATGACAAGGCTTCAAAAATTATATCCGATCAAATTGAACCAGACAACATCTCAGATGATACG TCAACAGAGCTTCACATATACACTGACTTCTTAAGAATTGTTCTGGAAATCGTCAACGCAATCCTTACGTATGCACTGCCCAGAAATCCTGAG GTTGTGTatgctattttgcaccggcaagagGTTTTTCAGCCCTTTAAGAACCATCCACGTTTCAATGAATTGCTTGAGAATATATACACA GTATTGGATTTCTTCAATAGCCGGATGGACATGCAACAGTTAGATGGGGAATGGTCTGTGGACAAAGTTCTTGAGCTCATTAACAAAAATTGCCGTTCATGGCGTGGAGAAGGAATGAAG ATGTTTACGCAGTTACGATTTACATATGAGCAAGAAAGTCATCCTGAGGAATTCTTTATTCCATATGCATGGCGGCTTATCCTATCACGGGG ATTTTCTTTCAATCCTGGTGCCATAAATTTGTTCCCTGTGGAGATTCATGTTGAT GATGCACAACCGGGTGAACAAAAAGTTTAG
- the LOC100845902 gene encoding dymeclin isoform X2 has product MGAAPSTPRLGEVGAAPPGAAEQMFAALVGDKAYPISSEFWKQLFELPLTLQWPRERVLQACHAFAQNNYNTKHLTKILIHLVWCLQECTSASSVSYGVYRKAINAAYISSIFLKFIIENAKADNWQELCLHIDKDEKGLENFPSDQTVEYFLMKGVLNYIGSVDVSPESCYLHHELLNLMLVLMSTQLCSGPSPEPKDVHPFIDAAMLQESTTVGSVVQKLLLNFVRRPQIPLNGSHPVFSDNGGPGVLQRVGSAAANLVLLPYYTFNYLVNASAEGATSQLADNSLLVLLILIHYRKCISMTESIPIDNIYMSDSNTNIKDAPSFHENPYCKALNNAKDIQFDRADVEGNAQNGPVVRLSFASLFDALGTCLKDESSVLLLYSLVHGNCDFQEYVLVRTDLDTLLMPILEMLYNASRKTSNQIYMLLIILLILSQDSTFNASVHKLVLPSVPWYQERLMHQTSLGSLMVVILIRTIKYNLSKLRDVYLHTNCLAILANMGPHVHRLSAYASQRLVSLFDMLSRKYAKLAELKNDKASKIISDQIEPDNISDDTSTELHIYTDFLRIVLEIVNAILTYALPRNPEVVYAILHRQEVFQPFKNHPRFNELLENIYTVLDFFNSRMDMQQLDGEWSVDKVLELINKNCRSWRGEGMKIFFQSWCHKFVPCGDSC; this is encoded by the exons ATGGGAGcggcgccgtcgacgccgAGGCTTGGCGAGGtgggcgccgcgccgccgggcgcggcggagcagaTGTTCGCGGCGCTGGTCGGCGACAAGGCCTACCCGATCTCCTCCGAGTTCTGGAAGCAGCTGTTCGAGCTGCCCCTCACCCTGCAGTGGCCGCGGGAGCGCGTGCTGCAGGCGTGCCACGCGTTCG CCCAGAACAACTACAATACGAagcatctcacaaagatcttGATCCATTTGGTTTGGTGTTTGCAAGAGTGCACGTCAGCTTCTTCAGTGTCTTATGGCGTTTATAGAAAGGCCATCAATGCTGCCTATATATCATCCATATTTCTCAAGTTTATTATTGAGAACGCCAAGGCAGATAATTGGCAAGAGCTATGCCTTCACATTGACAAGGATGAGAAGGGGCTGGAGAATTTTCCTTCTG ATCAAACAGTGGAGTATTTTCTGATGAAAGGGGTGCTGAACTACATTGGTAGTGTAGATGTAAG CCCAGAGTCGTGCTACCTACATCATGAGCTTCTAAACTTGATGTTAGTTCTTATGTCGACTCAGTTATGTTCTGGACCATCTCCAGAACCAAAAGATGTGCATCCTTTTATTGATGCAGCTATGCTTCAG GAGAGTACCACAGTGGGCTCTGTAGTTCAAAAGTTACTTCTAAATTTCGTGAGACGACCACAGATTCCTTTAAATGGTTCACACCCTGTTTTCTCTGATAATGGTGGGCCTGGTGTTCTGCAACGAGTTGGCTCAGCAGCTG CAAATTTGGTACTGCTGCCATATTATACTTTCAACTATCTTGTAAATGCAAGTGCTGAAGGGGCAACAAGTCAATTGGCAGATAACAGTTTGCTTGTTCTGCTTATTCTGATTCACTACCGAAAGTGCATTTCAATGACCGAGTCCATTCCAATCGACAATATCTACATGAGCGATTCAAATACCAATATTAAGGATGCGCCATCTTTTCATGAGAACCCTTATTGCAAGGCATTAAATAATGCCAAGGACATTCAAT TTGATCGTGCTGATGTTGAGGGAAATGCTCAAAATGGACCTGTTGTCAGGTTGTCTTTTGCGTCGCTGTTTGATGCTCTCGGCAC ATGCTTAAAAGACGAGAGCTCAGTTTTGTTGCTCTATTCTTTGGTCCATGGGAATTGCGACTTTCAGGAGTATGTTCTGGTTCGAACAGACTTGGATACTTTG CTGATGCCTATCTTGGAAATGCTTTACAATGCATCAAGGAAGACTTCCAATCAGATCTACATGTTGTTGATAATTCTCCTGATACTGAGTCAAGACTCAACCTTCAATGCTAGTGTGCACAAATTG GTGCTTCCTAGCGTTCCTTGGTACCAGGAGCGCCTCATGCACCAAACATCTCTGGGATCTTTGATGGTTGTGATACTAATTCGAACCATCAAGTACAACCTCTCCAAGCTGCGA GATGTCTACCTTCACACAAACTGTCTCGCTATTCTAGCAAACATGGGCCCTCATGTGCATAGGCTGAGCGCATATGCATCTCAAAGGCTGGTTAGCCTCTTCGACATGCTTTCTCGCAA GTATGCCAAATTAGCTGAGTTAAAAAATGACAAGGCTTCAAAAATTATATCCGATCAAATTGAACCAGACAACATCTCAGATGATACG TCAACAGAGCTTCACATATACACTGACTTCTTAAGAATTGTTCTGGAAATCGTCAACGCAATCCTTACGTATGCACTGCCCAGAAATCCTGAG GTTGTGTatgctattttgcaccggcaagagGTTTTTCAGCCCTTTAAGAACCATCCACGTTTCAATGAATTGCTTGAGAATATATACACA GTATTGGATTTCTTCAATAGCCGGATGGACATGCAACAGTTAGATGGGGAATGGTCTGTGGACAAAGTTCTTGAGCTCATTAACAAAAATTGCCGTTCATGGCGTGGAGAAGGAATGAAG ATTTTCTTTCAATCCTGGTGCCATAAATTTGTTCCCTGTGGAGATTCATGTTGA
- the LOC100839601 gene encoding subtilisin-like protease SBT1.4 yields MPPMSPNSISLTARAQSRNHSAMDNRRPSVIVMFGCLLAVAAATPTVELELEAPPDGANISTYIVHVANSHAPRSTLSAARLTSVYTSFLRDALPPHISEPAPSILYAYAHAMTGFAARLTERQAAHLETQPSVLRVTPDKLYELQTTLSPTFLGLTPSSPLMAASNGATDVVIAVLDTGIYPKDRASFYPSVNLPPPARFRGGCVSTPNFDAAAYCNSKLVGAKFFTKGSTAWCSEASPLDVNGHGTHCASIAAGSPVPNANLFGYATGTAQGAAPGARIASYKVCTGCAAKSTCPSSDVLAGLNEAIADKVDVISLSLGGQHPNLYDDLTAVGAFSAVREGIPVIAAGGNSGPDRATLYNVAPWFLTVGASNMNREFRAPVKLGNGKTFRGVSLYDVNSDPSYDGTKMKPLVYGLDVGSDGCMAGKLDPIKVAGKIVVCSPGVNLDTEKGAAVKQAGGVGAIIASGVNYGEYVKAEAHVLPAVSVTFADAIEIAKYSQTPNPVATISSFSSFTGQLSLSPPRVAAFSSRGPNHLAPEILKPDVVAPGVEILAAWTGERAPSQVVTDTRRVKFNVLSGTSMACPHVSGIAAMLKAARSAWSPAAIKSALMTTAYNMDRSGGAIKDTNTSMEAGPFDLGAGHVDPNSALDPGLVFDAGEDDYISFLCALGYTPRQIAIFTKASPVVDVCSKHKGASVGDLNYPAFSVAFKSYTDKVTQRRVVRNVGSNVNAVYTISRRGPVGNVGVTVTPDRLVFDAQHQTREYTVTFSTLNPSVKSTEEHGALVWSDGKHEVASPMVFTWPAPKPGPKPAVAAM; encoded by the coding sequence atgccACCTATGTCTCCCAACTCAATCAGTCTCACTGCTAGAGCTCAAAGCAGAAACCACAGCGCAATGGACAACCGCAGACCATCCGTAATAGTCATGTTCGGCTGCTTGCTTGCCGTGGCCGCGGCGACGCCGACCGTAGAGCTGGAACTGGAAGCACCACCGGACGGGGCCAATATCTCTACCTACATCGTGCACGTCGCCAACTCCCATGCGCCGCGCTCCACGCTAAGCGCAGCCCGCCTCACCAGCGTCTACACCTCCTTCCTACGTGACGCCCTCCCCCCGCACATCAGCGAGCCCGCGCCGAGCATCCTTTACGCCTACGCGCACGCCATGACGGGCTTCGCGGCGCGTCTCACGGAGCGCCAGGCCGCGCACCTGGAGACCCAGCCCTCCGTCCTCCGCGTCACCCCCGACAAGCTCTACGAGCTCCAAACCACACTGTCACCCACCTTCCTCGGCCTCACGCCATCCTCGCCGCTCATGGCCGCGTCGAACGGTGCCACGGACGTGGTGATCGCCGTCCTGGACACTGGCATCTACCCCAAGGACCGTGCGTCCTTCTACCCGTCGGTGAATTTGCCTCCTCCAGCAAGGTTCCGAGGAGGCTGTGTCTCTACCCCCAAtttcgacgccgccgcctactGCAACAGCAAGCTCGTGGGCGCCAAGTTCTTCACTAAAGGGTCCACGGCTTGGTGCTCTGAGGCGTCGCCGCTCGACGTCAACGGCCACGGCACCCACTGTGCCTCCATTGCCGCCGGTTCCCCGGTCCCAAACGCCAACCTCTTCGGCTACGCCACGGGCACCGCCCAGGGTGCAGCCCCGGGTGCGCGCATTGCCTCCTACAAGGTATGCACGGGCTGCGCGGCTAAATCCACGTGCCCGTCGTCCGACGTACTGGCGGGTTTGAATGAGGCCATCGCCGACAAAGTTGACGTCATATCCCTCTCTCTTGGTGGTCAACATCCAAATCTGTACGATGATCTCACGGCCGTCGGTGCATTCAGTGCCGTCCGTGAAGGCATACCTGTGATCGCTGCCGGCGGGAATTCTGGTCCTGACAGGGCCACCCTATACAACGTCGCGCCATGGTTCTTGACCGTTGGCGCATCCAACATGAACCGTGAGTTCAGGGCACCCGTCAAACTCGGCAACGGAAAAACCTTCCGTGGGGTCTCGCTTTACGACGTCAACAGTGATCCATCATATGATGGTACCAAGATGAAGCCGCTAGTCTATGGCCTCGATGTCGGCTCTGACGGGTGCATGGCTGGGAAACTTGACCCCATCAAAGTCGCCGGCAAAATCGTCGTGTGCAGCCCAGGTGTCAACCTAGACACGGAAAAAGGTGCTGCCGTCAAGCAAGCCGGTGGTGTTGGTGCCATAATCGCAAGTGGCGTCAATTACGGCGAGTATGTCAAGGCCGAAGCCCACGTCCTCCCAGCCGTGTCGGTCACGTTCGCGGATGCCATAGAGATCGCAAAATACTCCCAGACTCCAAACCCAGTCGCGACAATCTcctccttcagcagcttcacCGGACAGCTAAGTCTGTCTCCCCCCAGGGTCGCGGCGTTCTCCAGCCGCGGGCCGAACCACCTCGCCCCGGAGATCCTCAAGCCCGACGTGGTCGCGCCCGGCGTCGAAATCCTCGCCGCGTGGACAGGCGAGCGAGCGCCTTCGCAAGTCGTCACCGACACGAGGCGTGTCAAGTTCAACGTCCTGTCCGGTACGTCCATGGCCTGCCCACACGTGAGCGGCATCGCCGCTATGCTCAAGGCGGCGCGGTCAGCGTGGAGCCCAGCGGCGATCAAGTCAGCCCTGATGACGACGGCCTACAACATGGACAGATCCGGCGGCGCCATCAAGGACACAAACACCAGCATGGAAGCCGGGCCGTTCGACCTTGGCGCCGGCCATGTCGACCCCAACAGCGCCCTCGACCCGGGCCTAGTGTTCGACGCCGGCGAAGACGACTACATCTCCTTCCTGTGTGCTCTAGGCTACACGCCCCGGCAGATCGCCATATTCACAAAGGCCAGCCCGGTGGTGGACGTCTGCTCGAAGCACAAGGGCGCCTCAGTGGGTGACCTCAACTACCCAGCCTTCTCGGTGGCGTTCAAGTCATACACGGACAAGGTCACGCAGCGCCGCGTGGTGCGCAACGTCGGGAGCAACGTGAATGCGGTGTACACGATCAGCCGTCGTGGCCCCGTCGGGAACGTGGGAGTCACCGTGACGCCCGATAGATTGGTGTTCGACGCGCAGCACCAGACACGGGAGTACACGGTCACCTTCTCGACGCTGAACCCGAGCGTCAAGTCCACGGAGGAGCACGGTGCCCTCGTGTGGTCCGACGGGAAGCACGAGGTGGCCAGCCCCATGGTCTTCACCTGGCCGGCTCCCAAGCCGGGTCCCAAACCTGCCGTGGCTGCGATGTGA